The following are from one region of the Luteimonas sp. MC1572 genome:
- the tyrS gene encoding tyrosine--tRNA ligase, which produces MTETAHQNALDLIARGADEILKRDELAARLALGRPLRIKAGFDPTAPDLHIGHTVLLNKMRQFQDLGHTVIFLIGDFTGMIGDPSGKSATRKPLTREDVDANALTYSDQVFKVLDRERTELRFNSEWFGAMGAADMIRLAGQLTVARMLERDDFAKRYGAQQPIAIHEFLYPLVQGYDSVALKADVELGGTDQKFNLLMGRGLQEHFGQPPQVVLTMPLLEGLDGVNKMSKSLGNYIGIAEPAIDIVNKTMKVGDALMWKWIELLSFEIGAADAGALRADVEGGALNPRDVKLRLARELATRFHDAAAAETAIAGWHAAVTGQGDTSLLPLQDVAVPAEGLRIAALLTAAGITASNSEASRKLKERAVKVDGEVVEDAGATFVPGFEGVLQVGKRNFARVRLITAG; this is translated from the coding sequence GTGACCGAAACCGCCCACCAGAACGCCCTCGACCTCATCGCCCGCGGCGCCGACGAGATCCTCAAGCGCGACGAACTTGCCGCGCGCCTCGCACTCGGTCGTCCACTGCGCATCAAGGCCGGTTTCGATCCCACTGCACCGGACCTGCATATCGGCCACACCGTGCTGCTCAACAAGATGCGCCAGTTCCAGGACCTCGGGCACACGGTGATCTTCCTGATCGGCGACTTCACCGGGATGATCGGTGACCCGTCGGGCAAGAGCGCCACGCGCAAGCCGCTGACCCGCGAGGATGTCGACGCCAACGCGCTCACCTATTCCGACCAGGTGTTCAAGGTGCTCGACCGCGAACGCACCGAGCTGCGCTTCAACAGCGAGTGGTTCGGCGCGATGGGCGCGGCCGACATGATCCGCCTGGCCGGGCAGCTGACCGTGGCGCGCATGCTCGAGCGCGACGACTTCGCCAAGCGCTATGGCGCGCAGCAGCCGATCGCCATCCACGAGTTCCTGTATCCGCTGGTGCAGGGTTACGACTCGGTGGCGCTGAAGGCCGACGTGGAACTCGGTGGCACCGACCAGAAGTTCAACCTGTTGATGGGCCGCGGGCTGCAGGAGCATTTCGGGCAGCCGCCGCAGGTGGTGCTGACCATGCCGCTGCTCGAGGGCCTGGACGGCGTCAACAAGATGTCCAAGTCGCTGGGCAACTACATCGGCATCGCCGAGCCGGCGATCGACATCGTCAACAAGACCATGAAGGTCGGCGACGCGCTGATGTGGAAGTGGATCGAGCTGCTGTCGTTCGAGATCGGCGCCGCGGACGCCGGCGCGCTGCGCGCCGACGTGGAGGGCGGCGCGCTCAACCCGCGCGACGTCAAGCTGCGCCTGGCGCGCGAACTGGCGACACGCTTCCACGATGCCGCCGCGGCCGAGACCGCGATCGCCGGCTGGCACGCCGCGGTGACCGGGCAGGGCGACACGTCGCTGCTGCCGCTGCAGGACGTGGCGGTGCCGGCCGAGGGCCTGCGCATCGCCGCGCTGCTCACCGCCGCGGGTATCACCGCCAGCAACTCGGAAGCCAGCCGCAAGCTCAAGGAGCGCGCGGTCAAGGTCGACGGTGAGGTGGTGGAGGACGCGGGCGCGACGTTCGTTCCCGGCTTCGAAGGCGTGCTGCAGGTCGGCAAGCGCAACTTCGCGCGGGTGCGGTTGATCACCGCCGGCTGA
- a CDS encoding M28 family metallopeptidase, translated as MRTRPLVLCLAIAAALAACDRAPAPAAGTDAAAPAATVATHAFSGDLSKDDFAELVKTMASDEFEGRAPGSPGGEMTVEYIKAQYERIGLEPGGDNGTYFQTVPMLETTADESTVLRMDVAGKPSELKFGTDMVIGTRTGAPKVAVTDSELVFVGYGVDAPELGWNDYAGLDVKGKTVVILVNDPGFHAKDAALFEGERMTYYGRWTYKFEEAARKGGAAALIIHDTAGASYGWDVVKNSWSGPQFDLRASDDPEPRLPAQGWLSAEAATTLFAGAGQDLKALYAAANKPGFKAVPLDARVSFELASTTSEKSSRNVVGILRGSEAPDEAIVYMAHWDHLGKHEGEGDQIYNGAVDNATGVAGIIEIAEKFKADGQPKRSVAFIAVTLEESGLLGSKYQVAHPVFPLAKTVGVINLDAMSVAGPAHDMVVVGKGSSQLEDVLKTYTDAQQRTQVLEGNPAGGFYFRSDHFNYAKAGVPALYAKGGDDLVLGGKDAGAAHAKAYNDVAYHKPGDEFDAAWNLDGVLQDLQALYGVGRTLADDGSWPAWYEGNAFKAARDAMRAN; from the coding sequence ATGCGAACCAGACCCCTCGTGCTTTGCCTTGCCATCGCGGCCGCGCTCGCCGCCTGCGACCGCGCCCCGGCGCCCGCCGCCGGCACCGATGCCGCCGCCCCCGCCGCGACCGTCGCAACGCATGCCTTCAGCGGCGACCTGAGCAAGGACGACTTCGCCGAACTGGTGAAGACGATGGCGTCCGACGAGTTCGAGGGCCGCGCCCCGGGTTCGCCCGGCGGCGAGATGACCGTCGAATACATCAAGGCGCAGTACGAGCGCATCGGCCTGGAGCCCGGTGGCGACAACGGCACCTACTTCCAGACCGTGCCGATGCTGGAAACCACCGCCGACGAATCCACCGTGCTGCGCATGGACGTGGCCGGCAAGCCCTCCGAGCTCAAGTTCGGCACCGACATGGTGATCGGCACGCGCACCGGCGCGCCGAAGGTCGCGGTGACCGACAGCGAGCTGGTGTTCGTGGGCTACGGCGTGGACGCGCCGGAGCTGGGCTGGAACGATTACGCCGGGCTCGACGTCAAGGGCAAGACCGTGGTCATCCTGGTCAACGACCCGGGCTTCCACGCCAAGGACGCCGCGCTGTTCGAAGGCGAGCGCATGACCTATTACGGGCGCTGGACCTACAAGTTCGAGGAGGCCGCGCGCAAGGGCGGCGCCGCCGCGCTGATCATCCACGACACCGCCGGCGCCTCCTACGGCTGGGACGTGGTGAAGAACTCCTGGTCGGGCCCGCAGTTCGACCTGCGCGCGTCGGACGATCCGGAACCGCGCCTGCCCGCGCAGGGCTGGCTGAGCGCCGAAGCCGCGACCACCCTGTTTGCCGGCGCCGGCCAGGACCTCAAGGCGCTGTATGCCGCGGCCAACAAGCCGGGCTTCAAGGCGGTGCCGCTCGACGCGCGCGTGTCGTTCGAGCTCGCCAGCACCACCAGCGAGAAGTCGTCGCGCAACGTGGTGGGCATCCTGCGTGGCAGCGAGGCGCCCGACGAAGCCATCGTCTACATGGCCCACTGGGACCACCTCGGCAAGCACGAAGGCGAGGGTGACCAGATCTACAACGGCGCCGTCGACAACGCCACGGGCGTGGCCGGCATCATCGAGATCGCGGAGAAGTTCAAGGCCGATGGCCAGCCGAAGCGTTCCGTGGCCTTCATCGCCGTCACGCTGGAGGAATCCGGCCTGCTCGGCTCCAAGTACCAGGTCGCGCACCCGGTGTTCCCGCTGGCCAAGACCGTGGGCGTGATCAACCTCGATGCCATGAGCGTGGCCGGCCCGGCGCACGACATGGTTGTGGTGGGCAAGGGCAGCTCGCAGCTGGAAGACGTGCTGAAGACCTACACCGATGCGCAGCAGCGCACCCAGGTGCTCGAAGGCAACCCGGCCGGCGGCTTCTACTTCCGCTCCGACCACTTCAACTACGCCAAGGCCGGCGTGCCGGCGCTGTACGCCAAGGGCGGCGACGACCTGGTGCTGGGTGGCAAGGACGCGGGCGCGGCGCACGCCAAGGCCTACAACGACGTCGCGTACCACAAGCCGGGCGACGAGTTCGACGCGGCATGGAACCTCGACGGCGTGCTCCAGGACCTGCAAGCGCTGTACGGCGTGGGCCGCACCCTGGCCGACGACGGCAGCTGGCCCGCCTGGTACGAAGGCAATGCGTTCAAGGCCGCGCGCGATGCGATGCGCGCCAACTGA
- the gpmI gene encoding 2,3-bisphosphoglycerate-independent phosphoglycerate mutase has translation MPAVRRKPVVLLILDGWGHREDPRDNALALADIPNWRRLHAAGPRTLVHTEGRHVGLPDGQMGNSEVGHMNIGAGRVVYQDLTRVDAAIADGSFFTNAGLLDACAAVAPGGTLHVLGLLSPGGVHSHELHVLAMLDLAARAGVARVAVHAFTDGRDMPPRSAEPSLRALQAACARHGNAHVASVSGRYFAMDRDQRWERVRQAWDAIVESSAAHRAPDAVAALAAAYARGENDEFVLPTVIDGAAPMRDGDAVVFMNFRADRARQLTAAFVAPVFEGFHARRPALARFTCLTEYDANLPAPLAFAPDDLANTLGQVLADNGLTQLRIAETEKYAHVTFFFNGGREAPFPGEERILVPSPRVATYDLQPEMSCPEVTARLVEAIGAGSFDAVVCNFANPDMVGHTGDLAAAIKAVEAVDFALGQVAAAVAAQGGDLLVTADHGNVEMMRDPETGQPHTSHTVGPVDLLYAGNRAGAQLRSGGALRDLAPTMLDLLGVAKPAEMTGSSLLA, from the coding sequence ATGCCCGCCGTCCGCCGCAAGCCTGTCGTGCTGCTCATCCTTGACGGCTGGGGCCATCGCGAGGATCCGCGCGACAACGCCCTGGCCCTCGCCGACATCCCCAACTGGCGCCGCCTGCACGCGGCCGGGCCGCGCACGCTGGTGCATACCGAAGGCCGCCACGTCGGGTTGCCCGACGGCCAGATGGGCAATTCCGAGGTCGGCCACATGAACATCGGCGCCGGCCGGGTGGTCTACCAGGACCTGACCCGGGTCGACGCCGCGATCGCCGATGGCAGTTTCTTCACCAACGCCGGGCTGCTCGACGCGTGCGCCGCGGTCGCGCCCGGCGGCACCCTGCACGTCCTGGGCCTGCTGTCGCCGGGCGGCGTGCACAGCCACGAGCTGCACGTGCTGGCGATGCTGGACCTCGCCGCGCGCGCCGGCGTGGCCCGCGTCGCGGTGCATGCGTTCACCGACGGGCGCGACATGCCGCCACGTTCCGCCGAACCGAGCCTCCGCGCGCTGCAGGCCGCCTGTGCGCGCCACGGCAATGCACACGTTGCCAGCGTCAGCGGCCGCTATTTCGCGATGGACCGCGACCAGCGCTGGGAGCGCGTGCGCCAGGCTTGGGATGCGATCGTCGAGTCCAGCGCCGCGCATCGCGCGCCCGATGCCGTGGCGGCGCTCGCCGCGGCCTACGCGCGCGGCGAGAACGACGAGTTCGTGCTGCCGACGGTGATCGACGGGGCCGCGCCAATGCGCGACGGCGACGCCGTGGTGTTCATGAATTTCCGCGCCGACCGCGCGCGCCAGCTGACGGCGGCGTTCGTGGCACCCGTGTTCGAAGGTTTCCACGCACGGCGCCCGGCGCTGGCGCGCTTCACCTGCCTGACCGAATACGACGCCAACCTACCCGCGCCGCTGGCGTTCGCGCCGGACGACCTCGCCAACACGCTGGGCCAGGTGCTGGCCGACAACGGCCTCACCCAGCTGCGCATCGCCGAAACCGAGAAGTACGCGCACGTCACGTTCTTCTTCAACGGTGGCCGCGAGGCGCCCTTCCCGGGCGAGGAGCGCATCCTCGTGCCCAGCCCGCGGGTCGCGACCTACGACCTGCAGCCGGAGATGAGCTGCCCGGAGGTCACCGCGCGACTGGTGGAGGCGATCGGCGCGGGGAGCTTCGATGCGGTGGTGTGCAACTTCGCCAACCCGGACATGGTCGGCCACACCGGCGACCTCGCCGCGGCGATCAAGGCGGTCGAGGCCGTGGACTTCGCGTTGGGGCAGGTGGCCGCGGCCGTTGCCGCGCAGGGCGGCGATCTGCTGGTCACCGCCGACCACGGCAACGTGGAGATGATGCGCGACCCGGAAACCGGGCAGCCGCACACCTCGCACACCGTCGGCCCCGTCGACCTGCTCTACGCCGGTAACCGTGCCGGGGCGCAGCTGCGCAGCGGCGGCGCCCTGCGCGACCTGGCGCCGACCATGCTCGACCTGCTGGGCGTCGCGAAGCCGGCGGAGATGACCGGCAGCAGCCTGCTGGCGTGA
- a CDS encoding peptidoglycan DD-metalloendopeptidase family protein encodes MRIAAIRLRPASALLALLLVLAVASPAAAQSSRDAQRRLDTVKRELRDVASERRRLEGQRGAASRELRSADERVARVARELRDTETALARQQAALATLVTRRDALAGTLSAQRKELAGLLRAAYTVGDHAPLKLLLAQDDVAAANRSLAYHGYLQRGRSARIAALSEELAGLDAMEREIASERAALDASQVAQRAQVAALERERASRAESVAALDTRYRDRSAKEKALGADAKSLERLLARLREAARRAEAERRAAAAAAARAKTATAEPGRAGTARSPVPSAPKVSVARAAPVAVGGLGWPLSGSLLAGYGGRMPDGRRSSGVLIAAAAGQPVTAVADGTVVFSEWMTGYGMILIVDHGNAYMSLYAHNDALLKGPGDRVKRGDAVATVGTSGGQGQPALYFELRRDGKPVDPSSWLQKR; translated from the coding sequence ATGCGCATCGCGGCCATCCGCCTGCGGCCCGCGTCGGCGCTGTTGGCACTGCTGCTGGTGCTCGCAGTCGCATCGCCGGCGGCGGCGCAGAGCAGCCGCGACGCGCAGCGCCGCCTGGATACGGTCAAGCGCGAGCTGCGCGACGTGGCCAGCGAGCGCCGCAGGCTGGAAGGCCAGCGCGGCGCCGCCAGTCGCGAGCTGCGCAGCGCCGACGAACGCGTGGCGCGCGTCGCCCGCGAACTGCGCGACACCGAAACCGCGCTGGCGCGGCAGCAGGCCGCGCTTGCCACGCTGGTCACCAGGCGCGACGCGCTGGCCGGCACGCTGTCGGCGCAGCGCAAGGAGCTCGCCGGGTTGCTGCGCGCGGCCTATACGGTGGGCGACCACGCACCGCTGAAGCTGCTGCTGGCGCAGGACGACGTCGCCGCCGCCAACCGCAGCCTCGCCTATCACGGCTACCTGCAGCGTGGACGCAGCGCACGCATCGCCGCGCTGTCGGAGGAGCTGGCCGGACTGGATGCGATGGAACGCGAGATCGCCAGCGAGCGCGCCGCGCTGGATGCCAGCCAGGTGGCGCAGCGTGCACAGGTTGCGGCGCTGGAGCGCGAGCGCGCCAGCCGCGCCGAGTCCGTGGCCGCGCTGGACACACGCTACCGCGACCGCAGCGCCAAGGAGAAGGCACTGGGTGCCGACGCCAAATCGCTGGAACGCCTGCTGGCCCGGCTGCGCGAAGCCGCGCGCCGCGCCGAGGCCGAACGGCGCGCCGCCGCCGCTGCCGCCGCACGCGCCAAGACCGCGACCGCGGAGCCGGGCCGGGCGGGCACGGCCCGCAGCCCGGTGCCATCTGCGCCGAAGGTGAGCGTGGCACGCGCCGCGCCGGTGGCCGTGGGCGGCCTCGGCTGGCCGCTGTCCGGCAGCCTGCTGGCCGGCTACGGCGGGCGCATGCCCGACGGCCGCCGCAGTTCGGGCGTGCTGATCGCCGCCGCGGCCGGGCAGCCGGTGACGGCGGTGGCCGACGGCACCGTGGTGTTCTCGGAGTGGATGACGGGCTACGGGATGATCCTGATCGTCGACCACGGCAACGCCTACATGAGCCTGTACGCCCACAACGACGCGCTGTTGAAGGGGCCCGGTGACCGGGTCAAGCGCGGCGACGCGGTCGCCACCGTCGGCACCTCCGGCGGCCAGGGCCAGCCGGCGCTGTACTTCGAGCTGCGCCGCGACGGCAAGCCGGTCGATCCATCCAGCTGGCTGCAGAAGCGCTGA
- a CDS encoding S41 family peptidase codes for MRACLLTLAIASLLALPVHAQEQEQEPPQETVPSTEIEASEASKDAEAEAEVPASAVPLAEISRYVLVFNAVRGGYVDPVDDRELMQSAIRGLLLDLDPHSAYLERSDAEAFDENTSGAYEGIGVEVMQLPDGSMRVVAPMDGTPAQRAGIRSGDVITAVDGVPLTPASHDRRGPLRGPPGTEVSITLLREGQAEPLELKLRRETIRTASVRGSIREPGLGYVRVSVFQADTAASFADTLDRLHAEAGTQGLRGLVIDLRSNPGGLLTSAVQIADELLERGGIVSTRGRITAGDTAFNATAGDRMRGRPVVVLVDAGSASASEVLAGALQDNARACIVGSRSFGKGSVQTVLPLSNGDAVKLTTARYYTPSGTSIQARGIEPDVVLQPEGGAAPSGFVEALLPGHLEADGEGVAGSRAGDVLEGEAPVTSAFATLRAIVAGGTCAAPAQ; via the coding sequence ATGCGCGCATGCCTGTTGACGCTCGCCATCGCCAGCCTGCTGGCCCTGCCTGTGCATGCGCAGGAGCAGGAGCAGGAACCGCCGCAGGAAACGGTGCCGTCCACGGAGATCGAGGCATCGGAGGCGTCGAAGGATGCGGAAGCCGAAGCCGAAGTACCCGCCAGCGCGGTGCCGCTGGCCGAGATCAGCCGCTACGTGCTGGTGTTCAATGCCGTGCGCGGCGGCTACGTCGACCCGGTCGATGACCGCGAGTTGATGCAGTCCGCGATCCGCGGCCTGCTGCTCGACCTGGACCCGCACAGCGCCTACCTCGAACGCAGCGATGCCGAGGCGTTCGACGAAAACACCAGCGGCGCCTACGAGGGGATCGGCGTCGAGGTCATGCAGCTGCCCGACGGCAGCATGCGCGTGGTCGCGCCGATGGACGGCACGCCGGCACAGCGCGCCGGGATCCGCTCGGGCGACGTGATCACCGCCGTCGATGGCGTCCCGCTGACGCCGGCCAGCCACGACCGGCGCGGCCCGCTGCGCGGACCGCCGGGCACCGAAGTCAGCATCACGCTGCTGCGCGAAGGCCAGGCCGAACCGCTGGAACTCAAGCTGCGCCGCGAGACCATCCGCACCGCCAGCGTGCGCGGCAGCATCCGCGAGCCCGGGCTCGGCTATGTGCGCGTCTCCGTGTTCCAGGCCGATACCGCGGCCTCGTTCGCGGACACCCTCGACCGCCTGCACGCGGAAGCCGGCACCCAGGGCCTGCGTGGCCTGGTGATCGACCTGCGCAGCAATCCCGGCGGCCTGCTGACCTCGGCCGTGCAGATCGCCGACGAACTGCTGGAGCGCGGCGGCATCGTCAGCACCCGTGGCCGCATCACCGCCGGCGACACCGCGTTCAACGCCACGGCTGGCGACCGCATGCGCGGGCGGCCGGTGGTGGTGCTGGTGGACGCCGGTTCCGCGAGCGCGTCGGAAGTGCTGGCGGGCGCGCTGCAGGACAACGCGCGCGCCTGCATCGTCGGCAGCCGCAGCTTCGGCAAGGGCTCGGTGCAGACCGTCTTGCCGCTGTCCAATGGCGACGCGGTCAAGCTGACCACCGCGCGCTACTACACACCCAGCGGCACCTCGATCCAGGCACGCGGCATCGAGCCGGATGTGGTGCTGCAGCCCGAAGGCGGTGCCGCGCCCAGCGGTTTCGTCGAAGCGCTGCTGCCCGGGCACCTCGAGGCGGACGGCGAGGGCGTCGCCGGCAGCCGCGCCGGGGACGTGCTCGAGGGCGAAGCGCCGGTGACGTCGGCGTTCGCCACCCTGCGCGCGATCGTCGCCGGCGGCACCTGCGCCGCGCCGGCTCAGTAG
- a CDS encoding rhomboid family intramembrane serine protease, with protein sequence MFVSIPTRSHPSRRWATPLLSVALWAVYLWASTRPESVEQQLMARWGALSGGLAPADLLASWSDAERWLRLLSALFVHADWAHLLGNLVFLLIFGLPAERVMGPWRFLLLFLIGGAFANLVTVLAIGAPDQLVIGASGAVSALIGAYLALFPRAHLGVVLPLGLFLEFVRAPAPLLIGIWALLQVVFAYIGPAFGTVAWSAHIAGFAFGVVFALFSRRAIARRLRRRKGY encoded by the coding sequence ATGTTCGTTTCCATTCCGACGCGCTCACATCCATCCCGGCGCTGGGCCACGCCGCTGCTGTCCGTGGCGTTGTGGGCGGTCTACCTGTGGGCCAGCACGCGGCCCGAATCGGTCGAGCAGCAGCTGATGGCGCGCTGGGGCGCGCTCAGCGGCGGCCTGGCGCCCGCCGACCTGCTCGCCTCCTGGTCGGACGCGGAGCGCTGGCTGCGCTTGCTGAGTGCGCTGTTCGTCCACGCCGACTGGGCGCACCTGCTGGGCAACCTGGTGTTCCTGCTGATCTTCGGGCTGCCTGCGGAGCGGGTGATGGGCCCCTGGCGCTTCCTGCTGCTGTTCCTGATCGGCGGCGCGTTCGCCAACCTGGTGACGGTGCTGGCCATCGGCGCGCCCGACCAGCTGGTCATCGGCGCCAGCGGCGCGGTCTCGGCGCTGATCGGTGCCTACCTGGCGCTGTTTCCGCGCGCCCACCTGGGGGTGGTGCTGCCGCTCGGGCTGTTCCTGGAATTCGTGCGCGCGCCTGCCCCGCTGCTGATCGGCATCTGGGCCCTGCTGCAGGTCGTGTTCGCCTACATCGGCCCGGCGTTCGGCACGGTGGCGTGGTCGGCGCACATCGCCGGGTTTGCGTTCGGCGTGGTGTTCGCGCTGTTCTCGCGGCGCGCGATCGCGCGCCGGCTGCGACGGCGCAAGGGCTACTGA
- a CDS encoding outer membrane protein transport protein yields MAIPHTFRASALALGVLGALAFAPAQASGFQLKENSVKGLGSAFAGSGVNPGDASVVVNNPATMTQFEGTTVQADLSVIDLSYRFEGSGTDALGRPLTGGDGGEAGDVTPIPAFSVIHKLDNGLAFGAMVSAPFGLKTEYDHDWQGRYFADTSDVKIVNLTFSAALDVTDRMSVGIGAVYSKADVTLSKAVDFGTLLFSNPATRPLPFALPQARDGHAEIEGDDTGFGWLAGVNLRPTDRLSLGVSYQSEIDYELRGTADWTVPGDVRTVFNSNPITAQLFQDGGAGAKLTTPSTLAVVARYDFTDRFAMMANWTETGWSSLREVRVEFDRADPDSVEPFEWKDTAFASLGAEYKLNDAWTLRGGVAHDETPTSIEHRTPRLPDANRNWYSIGASWKVSDAMDVDFAFTHLKPKDPKVDITSGGSTITGPYAGDANLFGVSAQYRF; encoded by the coding sequence ATGGCTATCCCCCACACGTTCAGGGCTTCGGCCCTCGCGCTCGGCGTCCTCGGCGCGCTGGCATTCGCGCCCGCGCAGGCCTCCGGCTTCCAGCTCAAGGAAAACAGCGTCAAGGGCCTCGGCTCCGCGTTCGCCGGCTCCGGCGTCAACCCGGGCGACGCTTCGGTCGTGGTCAACAACCCCGCCACGATGACGCAGTTCGAAGGCACTACCGTGCAGGCCGACCTGTCGGTCATCGACCTGAGCTACCGCTTTGAAGGTTCGGGCACCGACGCGCTCGGCCGTCCGCTGACCGGCGGCGACGGCGGCGAAGCCGGCGACGTGACCCCGATCCCGGCGTTCTCGGTGATCCACAAGCTCGACAACGGCCTGGCGTTTGGCGCCATGGTCAGCGCGCCGTTCGGCCTCAAGACCGAGTACGACCACGACTGGCAGGGCCGCTACTTCGCCGACACCTCCGACGTGAAGATCGTCAACCTGACCTTCTCCGCGGCGCTCGACGTCACCGACCGCATGTCGGTCGGCATCGGCGCGGTGTACTCGAAGGCCGACGTGACCCTGTCCAAGGCCGTCGACTTCGGCACCCTGCTGTTCTCCAACCCGGCCACCCGCCCGCTGCCGTTCGCGCTCCCGCAGGCCCGTGACGGCCACGCCGAGATCGAGGGCGACGACACCGGCTTCGGCTGGCTCGCCGGCGTCAACCTGCGCCCGACCGACCGCCTCTCGCTCGGCGTGAGCTACCAGTCCGAGATCGACTACGAGCTGCGCGGCACCGCCGACTGGACCGTGCCGGGCGACGTGCGCACCGTGTTCAACAGCAATCCGATCACCGCACAGCTGTTCCAGGACGGCGGTGCCGGCGCCAAGCTGACCACGCCGTCCACCCTGGCCGTCGTTGCCCGCTACGACTTCACCGACCGCTTCGCGATGATGGCCAACTGGACCGAGACCGGCTGGTCGTCGCTGCGCGAGGTGCGCGTCGAGTTCGATCGCGCCGATCCGGATTCGGTCGAGCCCTTCGAGTGGAAGGACACGGCGTTCGCGTCGCTGGGCGCCGAGTACAAGCTCAATGACGCCTGGACCCTGCGTGGCGGCGTCGCGCACGACGAGACCCCGACCAGCATCGAGCACCGCACCCCGCGCCTGCCCGATGCCAACCGCAACTGGTATTCGATCGGCGCCAGCTGGAAGGTCAGCGATGCGATGGACGTGGACTTCGCGTTCACCCATCTGAAGCCGAAGGACCCGAAGGTCGACATCACCAGCGGCGGCAGCACCATCACCGGCCCCTACGCCGGCGACGCCAACCTGTTCGGCGTTTCGGCGCAATACCGCTTCTGA